A window of the Bradyrhizobium ottawaense genome harbors these coding sequences:
- a CDS encoding SDR family oxidoreductase — MGRMAEPEEIAKVALFLGSDDSSFVTRIELFADGGRAQV, encoded by the coding sequence ATGGGCCGCATGGCGGAGCCCGAAGAGATCGCCAAGGTCGCACTCTTTCTGGGCTCGGATGACTCGAGCTTCGTCACCAGGATCGAATTGTTCGCCGATGGCGGCAGAGCGCAAGTCTGA